In Candidatus Woesebacteria bacterium, one DNA window encodes the following:
- a CDS encoding magnesium chelatase produces the protein MLAKIISGATLGLEGRLVEVEVDVPEEGLPAFNIVGLPDKAVEESKERVRSALKNSGAKFPEGRITVNLAPADLPKVGPAYDLPIALGILIASGQISADTSDSLFFGELSLDGSLRHTNGILPVSYLAREKKIKRVFVPKINQEEASIVSDIKVYPVESLLSLVRFFRGSLEIEPAPKVDLSSLLKVAQAEFDFAEIIGQEQAKRAMEIAAAGAHNIFMRGTPGSGKTMLARALPGILPTLTEEEALEVTKIYSVTGNLSTGDSIITTRPFRSPHHTTSRIGLIGGGSNLTPGEVSLAHRGVLFLDELSEFSEVS, from the coding sequence ATGCTTGCCAAGATTATTTCAGGCGCCACTTTAGGGCTTGAAGGTCGTTTGGTTGAGGTGGAGGTAGATGTGCCTGAGGAAGGTTTACCGGCGTTTAATATTGTGGGCCTTCCTGATAAGGCGGTTGAGGAGTCAAAAGAAAGAGTTAGGTCAGCTTTAAAGAATTCGGGAGCTAAATTTCCAGAAGGAAGAATTACGGTTAATTTGGCGCCAGCTGATCTTCCCAAAGTTGGCCCTGCTTACGATCTGCCTATTGCTCTTGGAATTTTGATTGCTTCAGGACAAATTTCAGCTGATACCTCTGATTCTTTATTTTTTGGTGAACTATCTCTTGATGGCAGTTTGCGCCATACCAATGGGATTTTACCTGTTAGTTATCTTGCTCGAGAAAAAAAGATTAAAAGAGTTTTTGTTCCCAAGATTAATCAGGAGGAAGCTTCAATTGTCTCTGATATCAAAGTCTATCCTGTTGAATCCTTACTTTCTTTGGTGAGGTTTTTTAGGGGATCTTTGGAAATAGAACCTGCGCCAAAAGTTGATCTTTCTTCTTTACTTAAGGTTGCCCAAGCTGAATTTGATTTTGCTGAAATTATTGGCCAGGAACAGGCAAAAAGAGCTATGGAAATAGCGGCAGCTGGTGCGCACAATATTTTTATGCGAGGAACTCCTGGCTCGGGAAAGACTATGCTAGCTCGAGCCTTGCCCGGGATTTTGCCTACTTTAACTGAGGAAGAAGCTCTTGAGGTAACTAAAATTTATTCTGTAACTGGTAATTTATCAACTGGAGATTCAATAATCACAACAAGGCCTTTTCGTAGTCCGCATCACACTACAAGTAGAATTGGCTTGATTGGTGGAGGATCTAACCTAACGCCTGGTGAGGTATCTTTAGCGCATCGAGGGGTTCTTTTTTTGGATGAGTTATCGGAGTTCTCGGAGGTAAGTTAG
- a CDS encoding ABC-2 type transport system permease protein: MKIVRRYLYIWSILSKKSFFVHLTRKLGFFVFLTGKILRFIFFILFLFFILKKTNGIGSYSKDQAILFFVVFNLISSLSQMFFRNVYTFRQSVVSGNFDLILSKPISPLFRVIFGGFDFIDLVTIPPLILALFYAARPLSPDFYQVILFVLLLLNGLFISFSLHTIIASLSIITLEIDHMVMIYRDLETMARFPLEVYGKKVASFLTFFIPLGIMIAFPAKALMNLLSPRFIVVSVLFGFVFFFISIKFWNFALTKYTSASS; the protein is encoded by the coding sequence ATGAAAATCGTTAGAAGATATCTTTATATCTGGTCTATCTTATCTAAAAAAAGTTTTTTTGTTCACTTAACTCGTAAGTTAGGCTTTTTTGTCTTTTTGACGGGGAAAATCTTGCGTTTTATTTTCTTTATCCTTTTTTTGTTTTTTATTCTTAAAAAAACAAATGGCATAGGTTCTTATTCAAAAGACCAAGCAATTCTTTTTTTTGTTGTTTTTAATCTCATAAGTAGTCTTTCGCAGATGTTTTTCCGTAATGTTTACACTTTCCGTCAATCAGTTGTCTCTGGAAATTTTGATTTAATTTTAAGTAAGCCCATTAGCCCTCTTTTTAGAGTGATCTTTGGCGGTTTTGATTTTATCGACCTTGTTACAATTCCGCCTTTAATTTTGGCTTTATTTTATGCTGCGCGCCCTTTATCACCTGATTTTTATCAAGTTATTCTTTTTGTTTTACTTTTATTAAACGGTCTTTTTATTTCTTTTTCTCTTCATACGATTATTGCTTCTTTGAGTATTATTACTTTGGAGATAGATCACATGGTGATGATTTATCGCGATCTTGAGACAATGGCGAGGTTCCCTCTTGAAGTTTACGGCAAAAAAGTGGCTTCCTTTTTGACCTTCTTTATTCCTCTTGGCATAATGATTGCTTTTCCTGCCAAAGCTTTGATGAATCTTCTTTCTCCTAGATTCATAGTGGTTTCTGTTCTTTTTGGTTTTGTTTTCTTCTTTATTTCGATTAAATTTTGGAATTTTGCTTTGACAAAATACACCAGCGCCTCAAGTTAA
- a CDS encoding Daunorubicin resistance transmembrane protein, with protein MRKYWQIFKVSFNQEFAYRFNFLMWRVRNVIQILVIFSFWNTIFSNSSQAFFGYDRAKILTYVFGILILRAIVLSSRAVDVAGEISSGNLTNLLLKPVNYFKYWFCRDISSKALNIGFSAVEIFLLYLWLKPPLYFQGDPLVLISFLVSLVLAVLLFFVILFLVNMISFFMPENAWAAQFLFIVIILEFFSGGIFPLDILPGFLFKIFSYLPFYYLLFFPLQVYLGKVSQFLIFKGIIIAFFWFVVLSFALLKVWRLGLKAYNAEGR; from the coding sequence ATGAGAAAGTACTGGCAGATTTTTAAGGTTTCTTTTAACCAAGAATTTGCTTACAGGTTTAATTTTTTGATGTGGAGGGTGAGAAATGTAATTCAGATTTTAGTTATTTTTTCTTTTTGGAACACTATCTTTTCTAATTCTTCTCAAGCCTTTTTTGGCTATGACCGAGCCAAGATTTTAACTTATGTTTTTGGTATCTTGATCTTAAGAGCAATTGTTCTTTCCTCTCGCGCTGTTGATGTGGCAGGGGAGATATCAAGCGGCAATTTGACCAACCTTTTGCTTAAACCAGTTAATTATTTTAAGTATTGGTTTTGTCGTGATATTTCAAGCAAGGCTTTAAATATAGGTTTCTCGGCTGTTGAAATATTTCTTCTTTACCTTTGGCTTAAACCGCCGCTTTATTTTCAAGGCGACCCTTTAGTTTTAATTTCATTTCTTGTTTCTTTAGTGTTGGCGGTTCTTCTTTTCTTTGTAATTTTGTTTTTGGTGAATATGATTTCTTTTTTTATGCCCGAGAATGCTTGGGCGGCTCAATTTCTTTTTATTGTGATTATTCTTGAGTTTTTCTCGGGAGGAATTTTCCCGCTTGATATTCTTCCTGGGTTTCTTTTTAAGATTTTTTCTTATTTGCCCTTTTATTATCTTCTTTTCTTTCCGCTTCAGGTTTACCTAGGCAAAGTGAGTCAATTTTTGATTTTTAAAGGAATTATCATTGCCTTTTTCTGGTTTGTGGTTTTAAGTTTTGCCCTTTTGAAAGTTTGGCGCTTGGGGCTTAAGGCTTACAACGCTGAAGGAAGATAA
- a CDS encoding AI-2E family transporter, with amino-acid sequence MPQKIEISHRTIIFTVLFLSFLWFLYFIRDIILVFFIALLIMAVLNPLVSRLSKLKIPRGLSVLLVYVLVLGLLSFSVASLIPPLVEQTSHLLSVLPNLIDNILVLPMIGQPLINELASQLGSFSSSLIKITFSVFSNVLGVVSVLVIAFYLLLSRDKLDNMLDNFFDISICKKVKNFLVLWEKSLGSWLRGQLILMFSVGFLTFLGLFALGVPFSLPLAIFAGVFEIVPIIGPLVSAVPAVIVGLGISPLMGLAVAVLYLVVQQLENHLLVPKVMEKSTGINPVVVLLCLAIGAKIAGVVGALMAIPVYLTLSVLVRLYLRR; translated from the coding sequence ATGCCACAAAAGATTGAGATTTCTCACAGGACTATTATTTTTACTGTTTTGTTTTTGTCGTTTTTGTGGTTTTTGTATTTTATTCGCGACATAATTTTGGTCTTTTTTATTGCTCTTTTGATAATGGCGGTTTTAAATCCTCTGGTTAGTCGCTTATCTAAGTTGAAAATACCGAGGGGCCTAAGCGTACTTCTGGTTTATGTTTTGGTGCTAGGATTATTATCATTCTCAGTAGCGTCTCTTATTCCTCCTTTAGTTGAACAGACATCTCATCTTTTGTCTGTTTTGCCTAATTTGATTGATAATATCTTGGTTTTGCCGATGATTGGGCAACCTTTAATAAACGAATTGGCTAGTCAGTTAGGTTCTTTCTCTAGTTCTCTTATAAAAATTACCTTTTCTGTTTTTTCCAACGTGTTAGGTGTTGTTTCTGTGCTGGTAATAGCTTTTTATCTTCTTCTTTCAAGAGACAAGCTGGATAATATGTTGGATAATTTTTTTGATATTTCAATTTGTAAAAAGGTGAAGAATTTTTTGGTTCTTTGGGAAAAAAGTCTGGGTTCATGGCTGAGGGGGCAGCTAATTCTGATGTTTTCTGTAGGGTTCCTTACGTTTTTAGGGCTTTTTGCTTTGGGAGTTCCTTTTTCTTTACCTCTTGCTATATTCGCAGGCGTATTCGAGATAGTGCCAATAATAGGGCCTTTAGTCTCGGCCGTGCCCGCTGTGATTGTGGGTTTGGGTATCTCACCTCTAATGGGTTTAGCGGTTGCAGTTTTATATCTAGTGGTTCAACAGCTGGAAAATCATCTTCTAGTTCCTAAGGTCATGGAAAAATCAACGGGAATTAATCCCGTAGTAGTCCTTCTTTGCTTGGCAATTGGAGCAAAAATAGCAGGAGTTGTTGGAGCCTTAATGGCCATTCCTGTTTATTTAACTTTGAGTGTGTTAGTCAGACTCTATTTGCGCCGTTAG
- a CDS encoding CmpX protein, producing MQGLGYLSNVFAGSTIGVWPLVFDASLKLFWAIVVFAIGLALGSWIQVLIVKLLRLARVENLSKTIGAEKVLKKAEINLSLVDLVAIVLRWLVVLIFFLSALDILGLSSVSQVLFSILGYLPSIAAAIFVLVLGYLVANLVEKLVKGAVLSIDKNIAKPLSVLARWLILLIAFFAALDQLKIAQTLISTFLQGLTYTFVLAVGLSFGLGAKDLVSRILNEWYDKLNKK from the coding sequence ATGCAAGGTTTAGGATATTTAAGCAATGTCTTTGCTGGTTCTACAATAGGAGTTTGGCCTTTGGTCTTTGACGCATCCTTAAAGCTCTTTTGGGCAATTGTTGTTTTTGCTATCGGCTTGGCTCTTGGTTCTTGGATTCAGGTTTTGATAGTCAAGCTTCTCAGATTGGCGAGAGTAGAAAACCTTTCAAAAACTATTGGGGCGGAGAAAGTCCTTAAAAAAGCCGAGATTAATCTTAGCTTGGTAGATTTGGTGGCTATAGTCTTAAGATGGTTGGTTGTTTTAATATTTTTTCTTTCCGCGCTTGATATTTTGGGTTTAAGTAGCGTCTCGCAGGTTTTGTTTTCTATCTTAGGTTATCTGCCAAGTATTGCGGCTGCTATTTTTGTTTTGGTTCTTGGCTATTTAGTAGCCAATCTAGTAGAGAAGTTAGTGAAGGGGGCAGTTCTTTCCATTGACAAAAATATTGCCAAGCCGCTTTCTGTTCTTGCCAGATGGTTGATTTTACTGATAGCCTTTTTTGCGGCGCTTGACCAGTTGAAAATCGCCCAAACTTTAATTAGCACCTTTTTACAAGGTTTAACTTATACTTTTGTCTTGGCTGTGGGTTTGTCTTTTGGTTTGGGGGCAAAAGACTTGGTGTCAAGGATCTTAAATGAGTGGTACGACAAATTGAATAAGAAATAG
- a CDS encoding tRNA dimethylallyltransferase: MKKVLVICGPTATGKTKLAIYLIKALSLDKKDLLGEIVSVDSRQVYQKMDIGTGKDLPLGAKLTYSEDSLKKKKIGCYQISGVKIWGYDLVSPKEDFSVATYLKKTVPIVKNILLRDKMPVLVGGSGFYLKSLVDGIPNVLVPRDDDLRRWLSDLSVGELFEKLAQLDPKKAASLNLSDRKNPRRLVRAIEVAQWRARNLGKKVSLVLPWDKDSDFLFIGLMAPLPILKNRIKKRVIERLRVGFKKEVLELLRDGIDWSFHSMDTLGYKNIKNYLLGKMNKKEMIENWVSDEFAYARRQMTWFKKDKRIIWFDISNGDWLKEVEKAVKNWYYS; encoded by the coding sequence ATGAAAAAAGTCTTAGTTATTTGTGGCCCGACAGCGACAGGGAAAACAAAATTGGCAATTTATTTGATTAAAGCACTGTCTTTGGATAAAAAAGATTTGTTGGGAGAAATAGTTTCTGTTGACTCAAGACAAGTTTATCAAAAGATGGATATAGGGACTGGTAAGGATTTGCCTCTTGGCGCAAAGTTAACTTACTCTGAAGATAGTCTAAAAAAGAAGAAGATAGGTTGTTATCAAATCTCGGGTGTCAAAATCTGGGGTTATGACTTGGTTTCGCCAAAAGAGGATTTTAGTGTTGCTACTTATCTTAAAAAGACTGTTCCAATAGTTAAAAATATTCTCTTAAGGGATAAAATGCCAGTTCTAGTGGGAGGTAGTGGTTTTTATCTCAAAAGTTTAGTTGACGGCATCCCCAATGTTTTGGTTCCTCGTGATGATGATTTGAGGAGGTGGTTATCAGATCTTTCGGTCGGCGAACTTTTTGAAAAACTGGCTCAGCTTGATCCTAAAAAAGCAGCATCTCTTAATTTGTCAGATCGCAAAAATCCAAGGCGGTTAGTTAGAGCAATAGAAGTAGCTCAATGGAGAGCTCGAAATTTGGGTAAAAAAGTATCTTTGGTTTTACCTTGGGACAAAGACTCTGACTTTTTGTTTATTGGTCTAATGGCTCCACTTCCGATATTAAAAAATAGAATTAAAAAAAGAGTAATTGAAAGATTAAGAGTTGGTTTTAAAAAAGAAGTTTTAGAGTTACTTAGAGATGGTATTGATTGGTCTTTTCATTCAATGGACACTTTGGGTTATAAAAATATAAAAAATTATCTCTTAGGAAAAATGAATAAAAAGGAGATGATTGAGAACTGGGTGAGTGATGAGTTTGCTTATGCTAGGCGTCAGATGACCTGGTTTAAAAAAGACAAGAGAATTATATGGTTTGATATTAGCAATGGCGACTGGTTGAAAGAAGTAGAAAAAGCGGTGAAAAATTGGTATTATAGTTAA